A section of the Candidatus Ozemobacteraceae bacterium genome encodes:
- a CDS encoding adenylate/guanylate cyclase domain-containing protein, which yields MASRLKAIFVLAAPFLLSALILVILTYTERHLSEVQADRIRQEWDRLARQGLHRLRASQTIESQLEMMGARLESIIVESAKRSRPESLFDTRVAETAFTRAYPPLHRPAGTLLVSFGVASDGRFIPFPHKTLPRMKGKLLADLMDFYRETSESGIVDPKRQKAVSSKNSLIFGPWSPPRLIAGREGRITPVRYEETDGMMTWRTINYGKNVIGGVMIVWPHRMPKATFPLRYALERAARLSDRRYYPLLAPVSGVGHSLKPLLPHATRRFARTHPRSFRRLVDSIPRMKRGKTLISGDFLVFREYFSTEYPYDMVAIAPVPKIRTQAAGLLTGYRSLFICFWGFVFGYICISGRPPPVSLRTMFRTLFLLVASLPLGMLVTFGYLQISSETQRAIDAVETSAVDTLNSLDIQSRQSLPKFAQCAQKVFSSPAFIRNILGTPSDEGAGPSGHSTADPAAQAASDGFATFRASGEPLENLLIFRPGKKSRAFSRGGIESSSDETLDFFAGIINLTHNSLISGLGTLSHSEIMLDTENQKNWRTIFESFGILAFNSLFYNLMEYGQMSSAGSEDISLHVSQVFFDAGRPSAYVLFHSSTRTTQKNFLVRELSRLNLRHPARHACGTVTPGGATAEYPSPDSGYWNTSDGKMLQECMDHSAISDTPVILRRGNLLAVAAPCRTLGPMVTGSIFQLDGLFEADARSKRLLLLFALTLGIIAFILGRLTADYLVTPLEAVERTLRIVSTGDLAGRVGMARADEIGRMTASFDAMIAGLRERRELGKFVSGAIDSALAARGIEKPLAQSVRGTVLVSDIRSFTTMSESHPPADIVALLNTHMEAMTAAIARHGGQIDRFIGDAVVAVFLTTDQNSGASPAVAAAIEMNEATRAINRQRAEAGAFTYGIGIGIASGDLMAGTLDGARRRDFIVIGEPRSRAEVLENRSKTGRHTRIILDRTTAALVDTEYLFEELPDEGAAELVEARRTGA from the coding sequence GTGGCCTCCAGGCTCAAGGCGATCTTCGTTCTTGCCGCTCCTTTTCTTCTGTCGGCCCTGATCCTGGTCATCCTGACCTATACGGAAAGGCATCTTTCCGAGGTTCAGGCCGACAGAATTCGGCAGGAATGGGATCGTCTCGCCCGCCAGGGGCTTCATCGCCTCAGAGCTTCCCAGACAATCGAATCCCAGCTCGAGATGATGGGTGCCCGACTCGAATCCATCATTGTCGAATCAGCGAAGAGATCCCGCCCGGAATCTCTTTTCGATACCCGGGTTGCCGAAACCGCGTTCACCAGAGCGTATCCGCCGCTTCACAGGCCGGCGGGTACGCTTCTCGTCTCTTTCGGTGTCGCTTCCGACGGTCGATTCATCCCCTTCCCTCATAAAACGCTGCCCCGGATGAAAGGGAAGCTCCTCGCCGATCTGATGGATTTCTACCGCGAAACGTCCGAATCCGGCATCGTCGATCCGAAACGCCAGAAGGCCGTTTCCTCCAAGAATTCCCTGATCTTCGGTCCGTGGTCGCCTCCCCGGCTGATCGCCGGCCGCGAAGGACGAATCACCCCGGTGCGCTACGAAGAAACCGACGGCATGATGACGTGGCGCACCATCAACTACGGCAAAAACGTCATCGGAGGCGTCATGATTGTCTGGCCTCACCGCATGCCGAAGGCGACGTTCCCTCTCCGATACGCCCTCGAGCGTGCCGCCCGCCTTTCCGATAGGAGGTATTATCCCCTCCTAGCTCCGGTCTCAGGGGTAGGACACTCCCTGAAGCCTCTTTTGCCGCACGCGACGCGCCGGTTCGCACGGACACACCCTCGATCGTTCCGCCGCCTCGTCGACTCGATTCCGCGGATGAAACGGGGAAAAACTCTCATCTCCGGCGATTTTCTGGTATTCAGGGAGTATTTTTCCACCGAATATCCGTACGATATGGTTGCGATCGCCCCCGTTCCGAAGATTCGAACACAGGCCGCCGGTCTCCTGACGGGATATCGCAGTCTTTTCATTTGCTTCTGGGGCTTCGTTTTCGGCTATATCTGCATTTCGGGAAGACCGCCCCCGGTCTCTCTCAGGACGATGTTCCGGACCCTCTTCCTGCTCGTCGCATCGCTGCCGCTCGGCATGCTCGTCACCTTCGGGTATCTCCAGATTTCATCCGAAACACAGCGCGCCATCGACGCCGTCGAAACGTCCGCCGTGGATACCCTCAACTCGCTGGACATCCAGAGCAGGCAAAGCCTGCCGAAATTCGCCCAGTGCGCCCAAAAGGTTTTTTCGTCCCCCGCCTTCATCCGGAACATTCTTGGAACCCCTTCCGATGAGGGGGCGGGGCCTTCGGGACACTCCACGGCCGACCCAGCCGCACAGGCGGCATCCGATGGTTTTGCAACCTTTCGGGCTTCCGGCGAGCCCCTGGAAAACCTGCTGATATTCAGGCCGGGGAAAAAAAGCCGGGCCTTTTCCCGCGGCGGCATCGAGAGCAGTTCCGACGAAACCCTAGACTTTTTCGCAGGTATTATCAATTTGACGCACAATTCGCTCATCTCCGGTCTTGGAACTCTTTCCCATTCGGAGATCATGCTCGATACCGAAAATCAAAAGAACTGGCGCACCATCTTCGAAAGTTTCGGCATACTCGCCTTCAACAGCCTCTTTTACAATCTCATGGAATACGGGCAGATGAGTTCTGCAGGCTCCGAGGATATCAGTCTGCACGTGTCGCAGGTTTTCTTCGATGCGGGCAGGCCGAGCGCTTACGTGTTGTTTCACTCCTCGACGCGGACAACTCAGAAAAATTTCCTGGTACGCGAACTCAGCCGCCTCAATCTCAGGCATCCTGCCCGGCACGCATGCGGCACAGTGACGCCCGGCGGGGCAACGGCGGAGTATCCTTCGCCGGATTCAGGATACTGGAACACGTCCGACGGAAAGATGCTGCAGGAATGCATGGATCATTCAGCCATTTCCGACACGCCGGTCATCCTCCGCCGAGGCAATCTGCTCGCCGTGGCAGCGCCCTGCCGGACCCTCGGGCCGATGGTCACCGGAAGCATTTTTCAGCTCGACGGCCTCTTCGAAGCCGATGCCCGCAGCAAGAGACTTTTGTTGCTCTTCGCACTCACTCTCGGCATCATCGCGTTCATTCTCGGCCGTCTGACGGCCGATTATCTCGTGACGCCGCTGGAAGCCGTCGAACGCACGCTCAGGATCGTATCGACCGGCGACCTGGCCGGGCGCGTCGGAATGGCGCGGGCTGATGAGATCGGGCGGATGACCGCCTCGTTCGACGCGATGATTGCCGGTCTTCGCGAGCGGCGTGAACTCGGCAAATTTGTATCAGGCGCTATTGATTCAGCCCTCGCTGCCAGGGGCATCGAGAAACCGCTCGCCCAGTCGGTCAGGGGAACCGTTCTGGTCTCGGACATACGCTCGTTCACGACGATGTCCGAATCCCACCCTCCTGCCGACATCGTCGCCCTGCTGAATACCCACATGGAAGCGATGACGGCCGCCATCGCGAGGCACGGCGGGCAGATCGACCGTTTCATCGGTGACGCCGTCGTCGCCGTCTTCCTGACGACGGATCAGAATTCCGGGGCTTCCCCCGCCGTTGCGGCGGCCATCGAGATGAACGAGGCAACCCGAGCGATCAATCGTCAGCGGGCGGAGGCCGGCGCATTCACCTACGGGATCGGAATCGGGATCGCGAGCGGCGATCTGATGGCGGGCACCCTCGACGGCGCGCGGCGGCGCGATTTCATCGTGATCGGCGAGCCGAGAAGCCGTGCGGAGGTTCTCGAAAACCGGTCGAAGACGGGCCGTCACACCCGAATCATCCTCGACCGGACCACAGCCGCTCTGGTCGACACGGAATATCTCTTCGAGGAACTCCCCGATGAGGGCGCAGCAGAGCTGGTCGAGGCGAGGAGGACCGGAGCATGA
- a CDS encoding sulfide/dihydroorotate dehydrogenase-like FAD/NAD-binding protein, whose product MFRIVEKEQLAAGISRLVFEAPLIAKKRKAGNFVMLRVMEGGERIPITIADSDPVKGTITLYVQAVGKTTKMLTAKNAGDEIPDLVGPLGEPTHIENFGTVVCIGGGVGTAEIFPIAKALRDAGNHVIGIVGARNKDLIILEREMRSICNEYYITTDDGSAGMKGFVSDRLKQIIDGGTKVSCVYAVGPIPMMKVCSNVTKPYGIKTYVSLNPLMVDGTGMCGGCRVTVGGKMKFACVDGPEFDGHQVDFDELIMRNRTYGDLEKKSLSDHECRLQKAADVMSGGK is encoded by the coding sequence GTGTTTCGTATCGTAGAAAAGGAACAACTGGCGGCGGGCATCTCACGCCTTGTCTTCGAGGCCCCCCTGATCGCGAAGAAGCGGAAAGCCGGCAACTTCGTCATGCTGCGCGTCATGGAGGGCGGTGAGCGCATTCCGATCACGATCGCCGATTCCGACCCGGTGAAGGGGACCATCACGCTGTACGTCCAGGCGGTCGGAAAGACGACGAAGATGTTGACGGCGAAAAATGCCGGCGATGAGATTCCGGATCTCGTCGGCCCACTCGGCGAGCCCACCCATATCGAGAATTTCGGTACCGTCGTTTGCATCGGCGGCGGGGTCGGCACGGCCGAAATCTTCCCGATCGCGAAGGCCCTCAGGGATGCCGGCAATCACGTCATCGGCATCGTCGGAGCCCGTAACAAGGACCTGATCATTCTCGAACGAGAAATGCGGTCTATATGTAATGAATATTATATTACAACCGACGACGGCTCCGCGGGAATGAAGGGGTTCGTCTCCGACCGCCTCAAGCAGATCATCGACGGCGGGACGAAGGTCAGCTGCGTCTACGCGGTCGGCCCGATCCCGATGATGAAGGTCTGTTCGAACGTAACGAAACCCTACGGTATCAAAACCTACGTCAGCCTGAACCCGCTCATGGTGGACGGCACGGGGATGTGCGGCGGCTGCCGCGTCACGGTCGGTGGAAAGATGAAATTCGCCTGCGTCGACGGCCCCGAATTCGACGGCCACCAGGTCGATTTCGATGAACTGATCATGCGCAATCGCACCTACGGCGACCTCGAGAAAAAGTCGTTGTCCGATCACGAATGCAGGCTGCAGAAAGCGGCCGACGTCATGTCCGGAGGCAAATGA
- the gltA gene encoding NADPH-dependent glutamate synthase, with the protein MSANTLTPQQRMALPRQKPLEQDPKARSRNFQEVCFGFDETRAREEANRCLECKNALCVKGCPVGVNIPAFISKIVEKDYVGAVQKIREQNYLPAVCGRVCPQEMQCEAQCVLGKKHEPVSIGKLERFVADYEMQNNLFKSPVIMNRLDRKVAVVGSGPAGLTCAAELAKLGYQVTVFEALHAVGGVLRYGIPEFRLPKTILDTEMERIKALGVKVVLNFVVGRTATLDELCNEMGYEAIFLGTGAGTPKFLDIPGESLSGVYSANEFLTRVNLMKAYGFPESDTPIRIGKRVAVCGGGNTAMDAVRTAMRLGAEKAYLVYRRTRAEMPARVEEIHHAEEEGIEFMFMTNPLEVLGDDKNWVKGLRLQKMEMGEPDASGRRKPVPVKGSEFVLDVETLVEAIGQAPNPIIQATTPGLSVTKWGTVVVDERMTTSRPNVYAGGDLITGGSKVILAMQDGQKAASSIHEYLQAHPKK; encoded by the coding sequence ATGTCAGCGAACACTCTCACTCCTCAGCAGCGAATGGCTCTTCCCCGGCAGAAACCCCTCGAACAGGACCCCAAAGCTCGCAGTCGCAACTTCCAGGAAGTCTGCTTCGGCTTCGACGAGACGCGCGCCCGCGAAGAGGCGAACCGCTGCCTCGAGTGCAAAAATGCCCTGTGCGTGAAGGGCTGCCCTGTCGGTGTGAATATTCCCGCCTTTATCTCGAAAATCGTCGAGAAAGACTATGTCGGTGCGGTACAGAAAATCCGCGAACAGAATTACCTTCCGGCGGTCTGCGGCCGGGTCTGCCCTCAGGAAATGCAGTGCGAAGCCCAATGCGTGCTCGGGAAGAAGCATGAGCCCGTGTCGATCGGAAAGCTCGAACGGTTCGTGGCCGATTACGAGATGCAGAACAACCTGTTCAAGAGCCCCGTCATCATGAACCGGCTCGATCGGAAAGTCGCGGTCGTCGGTTCCGGCCCCGCCGGACTGACCTGCGCCGCCGAACTCGCCAAGCTCGGGTATCAGGTGACGGTGTTCGAGGCCCTGCACGCCGTCGGAGGCGTTCTCCGGTACGGTATCCCCGAGTTCCGCCTGCCCAAGACGATCCTAGACACCGAGATGGAGCGCATCAAGGCGCTCGGCGTCAAGGTCGTGCTCAACTTCGTCGTCGGAAGGACCGCGACGCTCGACGAACTGTGCAACGAGATGGGCTATGAAGCCATCTTCCTCGGAACCGGCGCCGGCACCCCCAAGTTCCTCGACATCCCCGGTGAGAGCCTGAGTGGTGTCTACTCGGCCAATGAGTTCCTCACCCGCGTCAACCTCATGAAGGCCTACGGATTCCCCGAGTCCGACACACCGATCAGAATCGGCAAGCGCGTCGCCGTATGCGGCGGCGGCAACACGGCCATGGATGCCGTCAGAACGGCCATGAGGCTTGGGGCGGAAAAGGCGTATCTTGTGTATCGCCGCACCCGCGCCGAGATGCCTGCCCGAGTCGAGGAAATCCACCATGCCGAAGAGGAAGGCATCGAGTTCATGTTCATGACCAATCCCCTCGAAGTGCTGGGGGACGACAAGAACTGGGTCAAGGGCCTCAGGCTTCAGAAGATGGAAATGGGTGAGCCCGATGCCTCGGGGCGCCGCAAGCCGGTTCCCGTCAAGGGTTCCGAATTCGTTCTCGACGTCGAAACCCTCGTCGAGGCCATTGGTCAGGCGCCAAATCCGATCATCCAGGCCACTACGCCGGGCCTGAGCGTGACGAAATGGGGAACCGTCGTCGTCGACGAACGCATGACCACCAGCCGACCCAACGTATACGCCGGCGGCGATCTGATCACCGGCGGCTCGAAGGTCATCCTCGCCATGCAGGACGGCCAGAAGGCGGCTTCCTCGATCCATGAATACCTCCAGGCCCATCCTAAAAAATAA